The sequence GATAAAAAGTATCTGAAGAAGCGGTAATACCAACATGGGTTGTGATCCCTGCTGCTTTAGCAGCTTCATAAAGCGCATTGGTACAATTAAAATCCGCTACGGCAGGGTATTCTAAAGGGGCAAAATGTAAGCTGGCACCATCTAGGCGTACCGCGCCAGTTGTAATGAGTACATCCCCTACATTGATATTTTTTTGAATGGCGCCGGTAGTGCCGATACGAAGAAAAGTACGTATTCCTAATTGCGCCAATTCTTCAACGGCAATTGAAGTAGAGGGGCCACCAATGCCGGTTGAACAAATAATAATTGGTTTACCATTAAGTTCAGCACGCCAGGAGGTAAATTCACGTAGCGATGCCAGATATACCGGATTATCCATTAATTTGGCAATCCTTTCTACCCGATTTGGATCGCCGGGTACAATAGCAATTGTTGCACCTTGTAAATCATTTTTAGTGAGTCCTAAATGAAAAACATCAGACATAATTACACCATATTGTATTTTTAATTTATTTAATCCATTAATTTAATAATAAAATGATCAGTTTTTAATGATAAGGATCATTTAAAACAAAAAAGAAAAGCGGCTTTTACTTAAAAATATGATCAAATTATTTATGCTAATTTGATCATATCGTATTTTTAATAAATAAAAATCACTTGATTAAATAAAAGGATCTGGTAAATCTTTTAGGCTTTTATTGTATTTTTAGCTTATCACTCACTATTATTAACGTAAGACTAGCAAAAATTTTAATAATTTCTAACCTTGTTAAATTTAAAGGTTGGAAGATACGAATCGTTTAACCAATTTTTATGTTGCAAGGGGGTTATCATGGGATTTTTAGATCAACTTACCAGTATGGTTGGTGGTGAAAAATTTAATCAATATAAAAATATTTTAAGCTGGATTGAAACACAAGGTGGCATACGTGGCTTAATTGAGAAATTTGAACAACAAGGATTTGGTGGAATTATTCAATCCTGGATAGGTTCAGGTGAGAACTTACCCGTAAGTATGGAGCAAATTAGCTCAATATTTGGCGCAAGTAATATTTCTACCCTCGCCAGTAAAGTCGGTTTAAATTCAGAACAAACTTCTTCCTTAATTGCTGAGTATTTGCCTAAATTAGTTAATACAGCAACCCCGGATGGCAAAATACCGGAAAAATTAGATTTAACGTCGATTGGTATGAAATTACTAAAAGATAAATTTTTTGGTGGTTAATCATTATTGCCCATCGCTGTTAGATGGGCAAATTTCATTTAAAAGCTAGTGCTAATTTCCGCCTGGCTGGATCCAATCGTTAGCACTTAATTTACCTTGCGTAAAGTCGATCGATAGAGCCAATGTCGATGCACCCAAAGTGATAACAATAGTAAACTACTACCTAAAATAAAGCTAAGCCAATTGGGATGTTGCTGCCAAATGACAAAATTAACCAATAAGCCGGCTGGTACCAACATATTATTCATAATGGCCAAAGTGCCAGCATCTACCTGTGTCGCACCATAATTCCACATAAAATAGCCAATACCGGAAGCGCCCACCCCCAACCAAATTAAAACGCCCCACTGTATTTTTGTCATGGGTAATTTACTTACATCACCAAATATCATCCAACCGAATAATGCCACCATACAGGCGCCGATATAGAACCATGAAAAGGCTTGCCGCTGTGGGATTGGATAAATTTCCATTATTCTTTTGTAACCAACTTGGCCAATTGCAAAGAAAATATTCGCCAACTGCACATAAAGTAACCCTAGCCAAAAAGATCCACTCAAATGATCATAGCGAATGATAGCGGCACCTATCACTGCCAACATTGCACTAAACAAGTATCCCCAGCGTAAATGTTGTCTTACCAATAGATCATAAAATAACGTTATATAAAGCGGGGTCAACACGGTAAAGAGTAAAAATTCGACTACGCTAAGATAGTTATATGCTTGAAAAACAAATAGATACATAATGCCTAGCTGAAAAGCACCCACTAGCATATAAAGTAAAATAATTTTCAATGACAAGCCACGCCAGCGTAGAAAAGGTAAAAAAACTAGCGCCGCCAGCGCAATACGAACTAAAACGGCAAACCAACTATCAACCTGGCCAGCTAAATATTCACCAATTAAACTAAAAGATGCTGCCCATAGCAGCGTCGTAATAACTAGCAATCCCATGGTTTGTCTCTTAGTAGATTAATGTTCTTTATCAATCAATAAAGCTTCCATCAAATCAAGATCTAATAATAGCGTTCGCATGGTTTCATTGCTGATCTCTTTCGTTGCACGTAAGTGATATAGCTCTGCCCGCTCGGCGCGTAACGCCGTTAAACGAAAACGACGCTCTAAATCTTCTATCAGCAAATTATGTTCCATCTCATCCTGACCCGCAGTTCTACGGCGAAGATAACCTGTCACACGGGAAGCAACTTCACTTATAACTTCAGGATCTAACGCTTCTTGTGCATCGGCCGAAAGGCGCTCTTCCATTTTATTTAAGCTCACAATAGCCACTTCTGCCATCGCCGCTTTTGCCATTCGCATCTCATTAATATCTGCCAGTTTGTCACCCACTTTAAAATTATGCAATAAAAGCGGCAAAGCAAGCACGCCAATAAAAATCGATAGCATGATCACCCCTGTCGCAATAAAAACTAACTGATAGCGAGCCGGAAAAGGCGTACCATCGGTAAGGAATAACGGTATGGAAAGGACACCAGCCAAGGTGATCGCGCCACGTACTCCAGCAAAGGAAGCTAACCACAATTCACGATAGGTGTAAGACGCAAATTGTAACGGCCGTTTTTTTAATAGCAGCCGGCTAAAACGCTTCATCAACCATAACCAACTAAACCTTAACAATAATAAAGCAGTATAAATAATCAAAACAGCGACAAATAGCATCCAAGTTTCAACACTAGGATCAAGCTCAGCTTGAATAACAGAAGTTTCCCATATACCTGGTAACTGTAAGCCAAGCATGATAAAAACTAAGCCATTAAAAACAAACTCCAGCATCGACCAGACATTATCCGATCTCAACCGCATCGCTAGTGGTGCATTGCGAATAACACCGGCTTTACTGATTGTCATACCGGAAGCGACGGCGGATAAAATACCGGAAAAACCAATATGCTCAGCAATAAGATATGCGGCAAAAGGTAATAGTAACATTAAGATCATTTGGGTTGCCGGATCATCACCACTCCAGCGACTCATAATGCGCAGTGATTTGCTATAGATCCAAGTGACCGCAATACCAATCAACAAACCACCGACTGCGACTTTAAAAAACTCAAGGGTGACACCAGACACAGTAAAAATCATGGTTCCCATAGCAATGGCGACAGCAAATTTTAGTGCCACCAAGCCGGAAGCATCATTCATCAGAGCTTCACCCTCTAATACACTCATCATCCGCTTCGGTATTCGATCTCTACCAACAATCGAGGAGAGTGCCACTGCATCAGTTGGTGAAAGAACGGCTGCCAAAGCAAAAGCCGCAATAAGCGGAATACTTGGTAATAGCCAATAGATCACATAACCTATTCCTACTACTGTTACTAAAACTAAGCCTAACACTAAGATAAAAATTTCACGTCCATTTTGGAAAAATTCACGCGTTGGGGTTTTCCAACCATCAACAAATAATAACGGCGGGATCAATAGAACGAGAAAAAGCTCTGGGTCAAAATCAACATGCAAACCAAAATGCGGCCAAGCTAACAATGCTCCTATCGCAATTTGCATAATCGGCAGCGGTATACGAAACGGAATAACTTTTGTAATGACACCTGATACTGAAACCACCAAAATTAAAATCAGGATGGTAAAAAATATTTTCATATTATCCTTACTGATAAGTCTGAGTTATAAGCCGAGCAAAGTATTATTATGCTTAACAGATATTAATAGAAAATAAGACTATGCTATCAAAAAAAGAGCTAGCCAACCGCAAAACGACTATATTTCGCCATATTCTATCCTTAACAACAAACTATCATTGGCAATATTTTTGACTTTAAGATTAATCGTATCAGTGAACTTTATGTTCCATTTCACTGAGTAATTAACATCAACGTCTATAAACTTAAATAGCTAAACCACTCATGTAAAAAGCGACTAAGATTATTGCGATTAGAACGGTACCCATATTTAATTTACGCCACTCTCCGGCGCAGAAACGGCCAATCACTAAGCCAGCAAAGCCAATCATGATACCAGTGACAATATTACAGGTTAAGACAATGAATACTGCACAAAGTAAACCGGCAATAGCATCAATAAAGTCATTAAAATCCAGTTGGGCAACATTACTCAACATTAACAAACCGACGTACATCAATGCTGGAGCTGTCGCATATGACGGCACTAAATAAGATAAGGGCGATAAAAATAAAATTAACAAAAATAGCAAGCCAACCACTACTGCAGTTAATCCGGTTTTGCCACCCGCAGCGGTGCCCGCTGCCGATTCAATATAAACTGCTGCGGGTGAAGCGCCAATGACACCAGCAAAAATACTACTCACTGAATCGGCGGTTAACGCCTTACCTCCATCAATAATTTGACCATTTTTGTCCAATAGATCAGCTTGACCGGCTACGGCACGGATCGTCCCTGTGGCATCAAAGATAGCGGTCATAACTAAGGCAAATAAACTCGGTAAAACGAATGGCTGTAACGCACCAACAATATCCATACTAAACAACAACGATAAACCGTCTTCACCCAGGGTTGGCAATTTAAAGAAACCTTGGTATTTCACTTGCGGATCAAAAATCAAGCCAATAATAGAAATCGCAATGATCACCATTAATACCCCACCCGGCGTTTTTCTTTTTTCCAAACCAAAAATAACGGCCAAGCCAATCAACGACATGAGGACAGGAAAAGAGGTAAATTGTCCAAGCGCAACTGGCAAACCGGCCTGCTCATTTTTTACCACCAACCCAATACCATTGGCGGCTATCAATAGCAAAAACAGCCCGATACCAATTCCTGTACCTTGAGCAATCCCCTTTGGCATACTGTGTAGAATAAAACTACGTACACCCGTAATGGAAATAAAAGTAAATAAGCATCCCATCAAAAAAACAGCGCCTAAAGCGACAGGAATGCTCACCTGCTGACTAAGTACCAGACTAAAGGCGGTAAATGCAGTTAATGAAATAGCACAACCGATGGCCATCGGTAAATTAGCCCATAATCCCATCAATAATGAACCAAATCCTGCTACCAGGCAGGTGGCAATAAAAATCGCCGTGGGTGGAAAACCAGCCTGGCCTAGCATACCTGGTACCACAATAACCGAGTAGACCATGGCTAAAAATGTGGTGAGACCTGCAATAATCTCGCGACGAATTGTCGAGCCTCGTTGCTGTATTTTAAAAAAATGATTTAGTTTGCAACTCGAAGGCGTTTGTCTAACAGACATGTTGATCCTCTGTTTAGAAATTGATGGTAACTTTCAACTATAGAAGAAAACGATTGCGTCAAAAAATAAACCATTTCAATTATACGCAATCGTTTGGCATCATAAAAAGAAAAAAGAAATTTTTAAAGGCGCAATTATCTGGTGATCCTAAGGA is a genomic window of Arsenophonus apicola containing:
- the udp gene encoding uridine phosphorylase encodes the protein MSDVFHLGLTKNDLQGATIAIVPGDPNRVERIAKLMDNPVYLASLREFTSWRAELNGKPIIICSTGIGGPSTSIAVEELAQLGIRTFLRIGTTGAIQKNINVGDVLITTGAVRLDGASLHFAPLEYPAVADFNCTNALYEAAKAAGITTHVGITASSDTFYPGQERYDTYSGRVVRRFRGSMEEWQKMGVINYEMESATLLTMCSSQGLSAGMIAGVIVNRTQQETPDEILLRQTEGNVLGIVVDAVRRLLN
- a CDS encoding Na+/H+ antiporter, which gives rise to MKIFFTILILILVVSVSGVITKVIPFRIPLPIMQIAIGALLAWPHFGLHVDFDPELFLVLLIPPLLFVDGWKTPTREFFQNGREIFILVLGLVLVTVVGIGYVIYWLLPSIPLIAAFALAAVLSPTDAVALSSIVGRDRIPKRMMSVLEGEALMNDASGLVALKFAVAIAMGTMIFTVSGVTLEFFKVAVGGLLIGIAVTWIYSKSLRIMSRWSGDDPATQMILMLLLPFAAYLIAEHIGFSGILSAVASGMTISKAGVIRNAPLAMRLRSDNVWSMLEFVFNGLVFIMLGLQLPGIWETSVIQAELDPSVETWMLFVAVLIIYTALLLLRFSWLWLMKRFSRLLLKKRPLQFASYTYRELWLASFAGVRGAITLAGVLSIPLFLTDGTPFPARYQLVFIATGVIMLSIFIGVLALPLLLHNFKVGDKLADINEMRMAKAAMAEVAIVSLNKMEERLSADAQEALDPEVISEVASRVTGYLRRRTAGQDEMEHNLLIEDLERRFRLTALRAERAELYHLRATKEISNETMRTLLLDLDLMEALLIDKEH
- a CDS encoding carboxylate/amino acid/amine transporter, translated to MGLLVITTLLWAASFSLIGEYLAGQVDSWFAVLVRIALAALVFLPFLRWRGLSLKIILLYMLVGAFQLGIMYLFVFQAYNYLSVVEFLLFTVLTPLYITLFYDLLVRQHLRWGYLFSAMLAVIGAAIIRYDHLSGSFWLGLLYVQLANIFFAIGQVGYKRIMEIYPIPQRQAFSWFYIGACMVALFGWMIFGDVSKLPMTKIQWGVLIWLGVGASGIGYFMWNYGATQVDAGTLAIMNNMLVPAGLLVNFVIWQQHPNWLSFILGSSLLLLSLWVHRHWLYRSTLRKVN
- a CDS encoding NCS2 family permease, whose translation is MSVRQTPSSCKLNHFFKIQQRGSTIRREIIAGLTTFLAMVYSVIVVPGMLGQAGFPPTAIFIATCLVAGFGSLLMGLWANLPMAIGCAISLTAFTAFSLVLSQQVSIPVALGAVFLMGCLFTFISITGVRSFILHSMPKGIAQGTGIGIGLFLLLIAANGIGLVVKNEQAGLPVALGQFTSFPVLMSLIGLAVIFGLEKRKTPGGVLMVIIAISIIGLIFDPQVKYQGFFKLPTLGEDGLSLLFSMDIVGALQPFVLPSLFALVMTAIFDATGTIRAVAGQADLLDKNGQIIDGGKALTADSVSSIFAGVIGASPAAVYIESAAGTAAGGKTGLTAVVVGLLFLLILFLSPLSYLVPSYATAPALMYVGLLMLSNVAQLDFNDFIDAIAGLLCAVFIVLTCNIVTGIMIGFAGLVIGRFCAGEWRKLNMGTVLIAIILVAFYMSGLAI
- a CDS encoding YidB family protein, with product MGFLDQLTSMVGGEKFNQYKNILSWIETQGGIRGLIEKFEQQGFGGIIQSWIGSGENLPVSMEQISSIFGASNISTLASKVGLNSEQTSSLIAEYLPKLVNTATPDGKIPEKLDLTSIGMKLLKDKFFGG